From the genome of Triticum aestivum cultivar Chinese Spring chromosome 3B, IWGSC CS RefSeq v2.1, whole genome shotgun sequence, one region includes:
- the LOC123067518 gene encoding adenylate-forming reductase 03009-like → MDEQGPAGKPMAMAIKFSSCRGVAFEIKPSPASPFALDTVASPSDSPPTESGGGRWVWFPQPFNRNYSTTSFLTARSRASTHFCDLDDISDGDTDDESVATDEEIALTAADVSRVQSRRSNAPAKPVRAAAGHSRLSVILLDQGLFTVYKRLFMLCVALNAAGLAAAATGRFPYAKRHAAVFAIGNILALTLCRSEAVLRGVFWLTVALLGRPWVPVAVKTGVTAILQSLGGVHSGCGVSSLAWLVYALVQALELRGVTPPEIVGVASAILGLVALSCLAAFPLVRHLHHNVFERTHRFAGWSALALLWAFVMLTAGYNPGIRSYHRLTVASLAKRQELWLTAAITFFTFLPWLTVRRVPVTVTAPSTRASIITFQGGVKAGLLGRISRSPLSEWHAFGIISDDRDTHAMLAGAVGDFTRGLVSDPPSHLWVRTVHFAGLPYLISMYQRVTMVATGSGICVFLSFLMQPSRAEVSLVWVAKDIDANYGDGIRAMVTSNENLGGRVIVHDTMTMGRPDVSELAVGAARQWNAEAVVVTSNPEGSRDVVRRCKKAGIPAFGPIWDS, encoded by the coding sequence ATGGACGAGCAAGGCCCCGCAGGAAAGCCCATGGCCATGGCCATCAAGTTCTCCAGCTGCCGTGGCGTCGCCTTCGAGATCAAGCCCTCGCCGGCAAGCCCCTTCGCTCTAGACACTGTTGCCAGTCCTTCCGACTCGCCGCCCACCGAATCCGGCGGCGGCCGATGGGTGTGGTTCCCTCAGCCTTTCAACCGTAATTACTCCACCACGAGCTTTCTCACGGCGCGCAGCCGTGCGAGCACCCACTTCTGCGACCTCGACGATATCAGCGATGGCGACACGGACGATGAGTCTGTCGCTACGGACGAGGAGATAGCTCTCACCGCCGCCGACGTTTCTCGCGTGCAGAGCAGGAGGTCGAACGCGCCGGCTAAGCCTGTGAGGGCGGCGGCTGGGCACTCCAGGCTCAGCGTCATACTGCTCGACCAAGGCTTGTTCACCGTGTACAAGCGCCTCTTCATGCTCTGCGTCGCGCTGAACGCGGCGGGGCTCGCTGCCGCGGCGACCGGCCGCTTCCCTTACGCCAAGCGCCACGCCGCCGTCTTCGCCATCGGGAATATACTGGCGCTCACGCTGTGCCGCTCCGAGGCGGTGCTCCGGGGAGTCTTCTGGCTCACCGTCGCGCTCCTCGGCCGGCCATGGGTGCCGGTCGCCGTAAAGACCGGCGTCACGGCTATCCTCCAGTCCCTCGGCGGTGTCCACAGCGGCTGCGGCGTGTCGTCGCTGGCGTGGCTGGTGTACGCGCTCGTGCAGGCGCTCGAGCTCCGCGGCGTGACGCCCCCCGAGATCGTGGGCGTCGCGTCCGCAATACTCGGCCTGGTTGCACTCTCGTGCCTCGCGGCATTTCCGCTCGTGCGCCACCTCCATCACAACGTGTTCGAGCGTACGCACCGATTCGCTGGCTGGAGCGCGCTCGCACTGCTATGGGCTTTCGTCATGCTCACTGCTGGCTACAACCCGGGGATCAGATCTTACCACAGGCTGACCGTCGCCTCCCTTGCTAAGCGCCAAGAGCTATGGCTGACGGCCGCCATCACCTTCTTCACCTTCCTCCCGTGGCTCACCGTGCGCCGCGTGCCAGTCACGGTCACCGCGCCGTCTACCCGCGCGTCCATCATAACCTTCCAAGGCGGCGTCAAGGCCGGCCTGCTCGGTCGCATCAGCCGCTCGCCGCTCTCCGAGTGGCACGCCTTCGGCATCATCTCCGACGACAGGGACACTCACGCCATGCTCGCTGGCGCAGTGGGAGACTTCACCCGAGGCCTTGTCTCCGACCCGCCCAGCCACCTTTGGGTGCGTACAGTCCACTTCGCCGGGCTGCCCTACCTCATCAGCATGTACCAGAGAGTCACAATGGTCGCGACCGGCTCCGGCATATGCGTGTTCCTGTCGTTCCTGATGCAACCGAGTAGGGCGGAGGTATCTCTGGTCTGGGTGGCCAAGGACATCGACGCCAACTACGGTGACGGGATAAGAGCCATGGTGACGAGCAACGAGAACCTTGGAGGGCGTGTGATCGTGCACGACACGATGACCATGGGGCGTCCGGATGTCTCGGAGCTGGCCGTTGGCGCGGCACGACAGTGGAACGCCGAGGCGGTGGTGGTGACGAGCAACCCAGAGGGGAGCAGGGACGTGGTGAGGAGGTGCAAGAAGGCCGGCATCCCGGCGTTTGGTCCTATCTGGGACTCTTGA